GGAGCGCTGCGAGACGGCTTCTTCCAGGTTGTCGCGCGCCTCGGCGAACAGATCGTAGTCGAGCGCCACAATGCCGTTGTCGCGCTTCAGCGCCGACATCACCAGGTTGTACTCGCCGCTCGATCCGGTCAGCCCGGCGTCTTTGAGACGCTTTTCCAGGTCGGCCTTGTACTTGTCCCCCAGCATCGCCTGGATCTTCGATGTGCGCTCTTTCACACGCGCAGGATTCCCGATGAATCCCAGACCCAGCCTTGGGTCGGCCTTCACCACGCGATCGAGCGTGGCGTACAGCCGCGGCACCTCGCGCGCGTCGTAATTCTGTTCGAGCATGTACTTGAGCGCGTTCTCGTCGGCTTCGTCTTCGTAAACCACGGACCAGTTGGTGGGGATGAATTTATTGCGAAACAGGTAGCTGCCGGCGATGTAGCCGGTCAGCGTTCCCAGGCCCGCGCCGGTGAAAATGTCGCGCGCCGAGCCGCCCGCGCCGCGGCCGATCAATCCGCCGGCCACGCCCATGCCCAGGCTCAGCAGCGCGCGCTTCTTCTCCGCGCTCTCTTCTTTCTGCTGCCAGTAAATCTCCTCGATGATGCTGTTGCGCAGCTTGTTATAGAAGTGATTGCGCTCCACGTGCGCCACTTCATGCGCCAGCACGTAGGAGAGCTGCGCTTCGTTGTCGAGCATGGCGATCAGCCCGGTGGAAACGTAAATCGTTCCCGTCGAAATCGTCTCGGCTCGCGGTTCGGGATCGAGCAGCACACGGAAGGCGAAGACGTTCGGGCTGTCTTTCGGCACCAGCCGCTGTCCCAGGCTGTTCACGTAACGCGCCACGATGGGATTGTCGTAGAGTTGGCCGAAGTCGTTGCGAAAGTCGGCCACCTGGAGCGCGCCTTCCGTCAGCCGGTTCGAGAGGTTCACGCGGTAGGCAAAGTCCAAGTCGCGATGCCGCAGCTCCGACCAGGCCGACTCGATGCGGTCCTTGGTCTCCTGCTGCTGCGCGATCTTGTCCATCTCCTGCTTGTCTTTGTCGGTGTAATCGGGCGCGGCGCCCACCGCGGCGGGCTTGTTGTCCGGCTGGTTTTTCTTACCGCCGGGAATCACCTTGCCGAACTGTGCAACCGACGGCGTGGCGAACGCGAAAAGCGTGAACAGCAAAATGGCGAAAAACGGTCGGCGGGCAGACATGTTCCTCCTTGGCTGGCCGGGTAATCGCTGAAAGGGGGAGGCGCCCAACTAGCTTGTGACGCGTGTCGCGGGAACTATACACCCGCCAGAGTAGTTGCTCAACGAGAAGGCAGCAGCAGCCGCGCGCGAATCGCGCCCGAGGGAGAAGTCTAGAAACCTGGATACACGAAGCGCGTGACGGCTGAGAATTGCGCGAAGACGATCAACAACCCGGTGAGCAGAACGATGACCAGCAGCGGAATCAGCCACCACTGCTTGCGGCCGCACACGTAGCGAAACAATTCGACGACCGTTCCCAGCCTGCCTTCAACTCCTGCCAATTGGGGACCCTCACTGCTTTTTTAGCACGCAGTTGCCCAGCACCAGAACATCGAGACCGCTGTTGCGAAATGTTTTCAGGGCGTCGGCCGGCGTGGCGACCATGGCTTCACCGCGCAAATTGTAGCTGGTGTTCAGCAGCACCGGCGTGCCCGTCGCCTGGCCGAATGTTTCCAGTAGCCGGTGATAGCGCGGGTTCCATTCCGGCCGGACGGTTTGCAACCTCCCCGTCCCCATGTGGTTCACCGCGGGCAGCCGCTCGCCCGCGTCGCGCCGCCACGGATGCACCACGAGCATGTAGCGCGCCAGATATCCGCCGAGTTGGTGTTCGGGCACTTCGAAGTAGCGCGGCGCTTCGGTCTCGGCGATCACCGGAGCGAACGGCCGGAACGGCTCGCGGAACTTGATCTTGGTGTTGACCACGTCCTTCATCTCGGCGCGGCGCGGATCGGCCAGGATGCTGCGGTTGCCCAGCGCGCGCGGTCCCCATTCGAAGCGTCCCTGGAACCAGCCAATCACCTTGCCGCTCACGAGTTCGCCGGTGACTGCGGTGATGAGCTTGTCGTCGTCATGAAAGACCTCAGCGCCGATTCCCTGCTCGCGCAGGAACGGCGCGATCTGCTCGTCGTAGCTCTCGCCGAGGTAAGCATCTTCCATCACGAAGCTGCGGCGCGCGCCCAGCACTGCGTGGCACACGTAGAGCGCCGCGCCCAGCGCGCCGCCGGAATCGCCCGCCGCCGGCTGGACGAAGACGCTCCTGAAGCCCGACTCGCGCACAATGCGTCCGTTGGCCATGCTGTTCAGCGCCACGCCGCCCGCAAAGCAGAGGTCCTCTTCGCCGGTGTCGCGGCGCAGCGCGCGCGCCATCTTCAGCAGCACGTCCTCGGTGAAGCGCTGAATGCTGGCGGCGACGTCGGCGTAATGCCGGTTCCGGCGCAGCGCCTCCGCCGCATGCTCGGCGCCGGAGACGAAGAACTCGCTTTCCGGCGGGCGCGGCTCGC
This genomic interval from Terriglobales bacterium contains the following:
- a CDS encoding DUF5989 family protein, translated to MAGVEGRLGTVVELFRYVCGRKQWWLIPLLVIVLLTGLLIVFAQFSAVTRFVYPGF
- a CDS encoding M48 family metalloprotease codes for the protein MSARRPFFAILLFTLFAFATPSVAQFGKVIPGGKKNQPDNKPAAVGAAPDYTDKDKQEMDKIAQQQETKDRIESAWSELRHRDLDFAYRVNLSNRLTEGALQVADFRNDFGQLYDNPIVARYVNSLGQRLVPKDSPNVFAFRVLLDPEPRAETISTGTIYVSTGLIAMLDNEAQLSYVLAHEVAHVERNHFYNKLRNSIIEEIYWQQKEESAEKKRALLSLGMGVAGGLIGRGAGGSARDIFTGAGLGTLTGYIAGSYLFRNKFIPTNWSVVYEDEADENALKYMLEQNYDAREVPRLYATLDRVVKADPRLGLGFIGNPARVKERTSKIQAMLGDKYKADLEKRLKDAGLTGSSGEYNLVMSALKRDNGIVALDYDLFAEARDNLEEAVSQRSNDPLAHYYLGKVLALTGRTQEDKQQAVKYFQAAIKLDAGRLAFADPHLDYALYLINQPNPPQGEILKELKTFVLLYQRDHGGALPGNMHILYDYFLLAGDTSWYVPPASVVSTKWVDPVNTTGSSPKTLPQMIGVATDSPAQQGPSSTSSPARPAPAVKKASAATK
- a CDS encoding carbamoyltransferase N-terminal domain-containing protein; this translates as MNILGISCYYHDSAAALVRDGRVVAAAEEERLSRIKHDRAFPARAAEFCLRRGGITARDLDYAVFYERPFAKFERILTTAIGAFPASREFFAEAMIGWMQEKLWIKSKLMSALGLPAERILFADHHVSHAASAFFCSPYRSAALLTVDGVGEWSTATWGTGEADWDGSGRNSIVLRREMRFPHSLGLLYSTFTAFLGFEVNEGEYKVMGMAPYGEPRYLDRVEKIARVAGDGSLELDLSYFRFQSSIRVPYSPRFVELFGEPRPPESEFFVSGAEHAAEALRRNRHYADVAASIQRFTEDVLLKMARALRRDTGEEDLCFAGGVALNSMANGRIVRESGFRSVFVQPAAGDSGGALGAALYVCHAVLGARRSFVMEDAYLGESYDEQIAPFLREQGIGAEVFHDDDKLITAVTGELVSGKVIGWFQGRFEWGPRALGNRSILADPRRAEMKDVVNTKIKFREPFRPFAPVIAETEAPRYFEVPEHQLGGYLARYMLVVHPWRRDAGERLPAVNHMGTGRLQTVRPEWNPRYHRLLETFGQATGTPVLLNTSYNLRGEAMVATPADALKTFRNSGLDVLVLGNCVLKKQ